Within Celeribacter marinus, the genomic segment ACCGGCGGCACGATCCACATCGTTGTGAACAACCAGATCGGCTTTACCACCGCGCCGCACTTCTCGCGCTCCTCACCCTACCCGACCGACAACGCGCTTGTGGTCGAGGCTCCAATTTTCCACGTCAACGGTGACGATCCAGAGGCCGTGGTTCACGCCGCCAAAGTGGCCACCGAGTTCCGCCAGAAATTCCACAAAGACGTGGTGATCGACATCTTCTGTTACCGCCGGTTTGGTCACAACGAAGGCGACGAGCCGATGTTCACCAACCCCGCGATGTACAACCGCATCAAGCGTCACAAAACCACGCTGCAACTGTACACCGAACGCCTCGTCAAAGACGGCCTCATTCCCGAGGGCGAGATCGAGGATATGAAAGCTGTCTTCCAATCTCACCTCAACGAAGAGTTCGAAGCGGGCAAGGATTACAAACCGAACAAAGCCGACTGGCTTGACGGACGCTGGAAACACCTCAACGCCGAAGGCGAAGAGTATCAGCGCGGCGAAACCGCCATTTCCGAGAGCACGATGGCGGACGTTGGCCGTGGCCTGACCACTTATCCTGACGCCTTCAACATCCACAAAACCGTGGCCCGTCAACTCGAAGCCAAGTCAAAGATGTTCGAGTCGGGCACCGGATTTGATTGGGCAACGGGCGAGGCAATCGCCTTTGGCTCGCTCCTCACCGAAGGCTACCCCGTACGCCTCGCGGGCCAAGACAGTACACGCGGCACCTTCTCACAGCGCCACTCAGGCCTGATCGACCAAGGCTCCGAGGATCGCTACTACCCGCTCAACTCCATTCGTGACGGCCAAGCCAACTACGAAGTCATCGACTCCATGCTCTCCGAGTATGCGGTTCTCGGCTTTGAATATGGTTACTCGCTTGCCGAACCAAACGCACTGACCCTATGGGAAGCCCAGTTCGGCGACTTCGCCAACGGCGCTCAGATCATGTTCGACCAATTCATCTCCTCAGGCGAAAGCAAGTGGTTGCGCATGTCCGGTCTCGTCATGCTCTTGCCACACGGCTACGAGGGCCAAGGGCCGGAACACTCCTCCGCCCGCCTCGAGCGTTTCTTGCAAATGTGTGGTCAGGACAACTGGATCGTCGCCAACTGTACGACCCCGGCCAACTACTTCCACATTCTGCGCCGCCAGTTGCACCGCAGCTACCGCAAGCCACTCGTGCTGATGACGCCAAAATCGCTTTTGCGCCACAAACTCGCGACCTCCGTGGCCGCCGATTTCACCACCGGCTCCTCGTTCCACCGCGTGTTGTGGGATGATGCAGACGCAGGCTACCGCACAGGTAAATCCGATATCGCGCTCAAAGCCGAAAAAGACATCAAACGCGTCGTGATCTGCTCGGGCAAAGTCTACTACGACCTGCTCGAGGCCCGCGATGCCGCTGGCAAAGACGACACCTACATCTTGCGCCTCGAACAGTTCTACCCGTTCCCTGCCCTCTCGATGGTCAAGGAATTGGAACGCTTCAAAGGGGCCGAAATCGTTTGGTGCCAAGAAGAGCCAAAGAACCAAGGCGGCTGGAGCTTCGTCGAACCCAACATCGAATGGGTTCTCACACGCATCAAAGCCAAACATACCCGCCCCATCTACGCGGGCCGCAACGCCTCGGCATCACCCGCAACGGGTCTTGCCTCGAACCATAAAGCACAACAAGCAGCGCTCGTGAATGACGCGCTCAATATCGAAGGATAACCAGATGTCCGTAGAAATTCGCGTCCCGACCCTTGGCGAAAGCGTCACCGAGGCCACCGTTGCCACATGGTTCAAAAAGCCGGGCGATGCCGTTGCCGTTGATGAAATGCTCTGTGAGCTTGAAACAGACAAAGTCACCGTCGAAGTGCCCTCCCCCGCCGCAGGCACATTAGGCGAAATCATCGCCGCCGAGGGCGACACCGTTGGCGTTGACGCCCTGCTCGCGACCCTCTCCGCAGGCGAGGGTGCGGCCCCCGCACCGGCCGCCAAAGCCGCCGATACTCCGGCTGCCCCTGCGGCCTCATCAGCTGGTGAAAGCATCGACGTGATGGTCCCGACCCTTGGCGAATCCGTCACCGAGGCCACAGTCTCCACATGGTTCAAATCCGTAGGCGACACCGTGGCTCAGGACGAAATGCTGTGCGAACTTGAAACTGACAAAGTGTCGGTCGAGGTTCCATCCCCTGCGGCCGGTGTCATCACCGCGATCGTAGCCAACGAGGGTGACACAGTGGACGCCTCCGCCAAACTGGCCGTGATTTCCTCCGGTTCTGGCGCCGTAGTCGCCGCTCCCGCAGCGGCCGCAGCGGCTGCACCTGTCTCCACAGGCGGCAAAGATATCGAAAACGCGCCCTCCGCCAATAAACTCATGGCCGAAAAAGGCATCGATGCCGCATCCGTTACAGGTACAGGCAAAGATGGCCGCATCATGAAAGAAGACGTGATGAACGCAATCAACGCCCCTGCCGCAAAACCTGCTGCACCCGCAGCACCACGCGCGCCCTCTGCGGCCGATGATGCGTCCCGCGAAGAGCGCGTGAAAATGACCAAGCTGCGCCAAACCATCGCGCGCCGCCTCAAAGAGAGCCAGAACACCGCCGCGATGCTCACCACCTACAACGAGGTCGACATGACCGAGGTGATGGCGCTGCGCAACGAATACAAAGACCTGTTCTTGAAAAAGCACGGCGTCAAACTGGGCTTCATGTCCTTCTTCACAAAGGCCTGCGTGCACGCGCTGAACGAAGTCCCCGAAGTGAACGCCGAGATTGACGGCACCGATGTGGTCTACAAAAACTTCGTCCACATGGGCATCGCCGCTGGCACGCCTCAGGGTCTCGTGGTCCCCGTGATCCGTGATGCGGACGCAATGTCATTTGCCGACATCGAGAAAGCCATCGCGGAAAAAGGCGCACGCGCCCGTGACGGCAAACTGTCGATGGCCGAAATGCAGGGCGGCACCTTCACCATCTCCAACGGTGGTGT encodes:
- the odhB gene encoding 2-oxoglutarate dehydrogenase complex dihydrolipoyllysine-residue succinyltransferase, whose translation is MSVEIRVPTLGESVTEATVATWFKKPGDAVAVDEMLCELETDKVTVEVPSPAAGTLGEIIAAEGDTVGVDALLATLSAGEGAAPAPAAKAADTPAAPAASSAGESIDVMVPTLGESVTEATVSTWFKSVGDTVAQDEMLCELETDKVSVEVPSPAAGVITAIVANEGDTVDASAKLAVISSGSGAVVAAPAAAAAAAPVSTGGKDIENAPSANKLMAEKGIDAASVTGTGKDGRIMKEDVMNAINAPAAKPAAPAAPRAPSAADDASREERVKMTKLRQTIARRLKESQNTAAMLTTYNEVDMTEVMALRNEYKDLFLKKHGVKLGFMSFFTKACVHALNEVPEVNAEIDGTDVVYKNFVHMGIAAGTPQGLVVPVIRDADAMSFADIEKAIAEKGARARDGKLSMAEMQGGTFTISNGGVYGSLMSSPILNPPQSGILGMHKIQDRPMAINGQVVIRPMMYLALSYDHRIVDGKGAVTFLVRVKEALEDPRRLLMDL
- a CDS encoding 2-oxoglutarate dehydrogenase E1 component, translated to MNDQSPNDTFHASSFMQGHNAEYLEQVYAQYTQDPASVDASWVEFFAALGDDARDVQAEAAGPSWARADWPPVPNDDLTAALDGQWAEPAVVEQKIKSKAAEKKIDISEDAVKRAVLDSVRALMIIRAYRIRGHLVADLDPLGMRDATPHPELDPKSYGFTDADMDRPIFLDQVLGLQTASMRQILEIVKRTYCGTFALQYMHISNPEEAGWLKERIEGYGKEIAFTREGRKAILNKLVEAEGFEKFLHVKYMGTKRFGLDGGESLIPAMEQIIKRGGNLGAKEIVIGMPHRGRLSVLANVMSKPYRAIFNEFQGGSSKPEDVDGSGDVKYHLGASSDREFDNNKVHLSLTANPSHLEAVNPVVLGKCRAKTDQNNDPLRTSVIPILLHGDAAFAGQGVVAECFGLSGLRGHRTGGTIHIVVNNQIGFTTAPHFSRSSPYPTDNALVVEAPIFHVNGDDPEAVVHAAKVATEFRQKFHKDVVIDIFCYRRFGHNEGDEPMFTNPAMYNRIKRHKTTLQLYTERLVKDGLIPEGEIEDMKAVFQSHLNEEFEAGKDYKPNKADWLDGRWKHLNAEGEEYQRGETAISESTMADVGRGLTTYPDAFNIHKTVARQLEAKSKMFESGTGFDWATGEAIAFGSLLTEGYPVRLAGQDSTRGTFSQRHSGLIDQGSEDRYYPLNSIRDGQANYEVIDSMLSEYAVLGFEYGYSLAEPNALTLWEAQFGDFANGAQIMFDQFISSGESKWLRMSGLVMLLPHGYEGQGPEHSSARLERFLQMCGQDNWIVANCTTPANYFHILRRQLHRSYRKPLVLMTPKSLLRHKLATSVAADFTTGSSFHRVLWDDADAGYRTGKSDIALKAEKDIKRVVICSGKVYYDLLEARDAAGKDDTYILRLEQFYPFPALSMVKELERFKGAEIVWCQEEPKNQGGWSFVEPNIEWVLTRIKAKHTRPIYAGRNASASPATGLASNHKAQQAALVNDALNIEG